In a genomic window of Lycium ferocissimum isolate CSIRO_LF1 chromosome 9, AGI_CSIRO_Lferr_CH_V1, whole genome shotgun sequence:
- the LOC132029391 gene encoding putative late blight resistance protein homolog R1A-3, whose product MVGCDDQMERLLEDLTQYSGSSRERKFIRIIGMRGIGKTTLAKKVYNKADIRSHFDFRAWAIASSQHNVKKILISLLRSPKGDTFYIEDEADLADMVQKSLKGKRYLIVLDDIWSTKAWDDMRLCFSSENNGSRILLTTYNSEVACSVGTENLSL is encoded by the coding sequence ATGGTTGGATGTGATGATCAAATGGAAAGGTTGTTAGAAGATCTGACTCAATATAGTGGCTCGTCTCGTGAACGCAAATTCATTCGGATCATCGGAATGAGAGGCATTGGTAAAACAACTTTAGCAAAAAAAGTTTACAATAAAGCGGACATTCGTTCTCATTTTGATTTTCGTGCCTGGGCTATTGCATCTAGCCAACACAATGTAAAGAAAATCTTGATAAGCCTTCTGCGTTCTCCAAAGGGTGACACATTTTACATAGAAGATGAGGCAGATCTAGCAGACATGGTACAAAAAAGTTTGAAGGGCAAAAGATATTTAATTGTATTGGATGACATATGGAGTACTAAAGCATGGGATGACATGAGACTATGCTTTTCGAGTGAAAACAATGGGAGTCGAATACTGTTAACTACCTATAACAGTGAAGTAGCTTGTTCTGTTGGTACAGAGAATCTTTCTTTGTAG